The sequence below is a genomic window from Nitrospirota bacterium.
TACCTTCTTCACGGCTTTTACAACCTCATCTATCTGCTCCTCTGTCAGTGTCATACCTGACGGGAGATACAACCCCTGCCTTGCAATACGTTCTGAAACTGGATAGTGTTCGCCTTTAAACAGGCCCATTTCATGAAAGACCGGCTGTTCGTGCATGCCGAGGAAAAACGGCCGCGTCTCAACACCTTCTGCCTTTAATTTCCCTGCGAATGACTCTGCATCATAACCGGTAG
It includes:
- a CDS encoding DegT/DnrJ/EryC1/StrS family aminotransferase — translated: TGYDAESFAGKLKAEGVETRPFFLGMHEQPVFHEMGLFKGEHYPVSERIARQGLYLPSGMTLTEEQIDEVVKAVKKVLSS